TACTTCGTCCCAGCTCTAATGGGTTTCCCATCTATGGGAATGGTTCGCTTGCATAGATGGCTATCATTGGTTCCCTCATGTCGAGCCGCATGTAGCCTCGCCCCATCATTTCGGTATTAAATCCTGCATGAATATTTCCTTTCGCATCTATTCCTAATAAACCAATGGTGCCCTGACCAAAGTCCCTACTCGCGCTGTTAACCACCTCATTAATTGACGCGATTATGTCTTTTCCTTCCTTAATTAACATAGCGGCCCTCATTGAGGCCATATGTCTTATTATGATCTCTCCAAGTCCTGTGGCGGAGAATGCACATAATTTATCAGCCCAATAACCAGCCCCAGGAATAGGGGAATCACCGACGCGGCCTCTCCATTTTAACCAAACTCCTCCAGTGGATGTCGCGGCAGCTAGATTGCCCTCTGAATCCAGAGATACGGCGCCTACTGTATCCATTAAGCCGGCCTCCTTAGCTAGATTAAAGACCATTCTGTAAGGGGAACCGCCCCCCATAGCATCCTTTAACATTGCTTTATACCTGTTTACTTTCTTTTCATTAATGAATACGAAGTCGGGAACCCATAGGCCAGTTAATTTAGCTAGTTCCTCCGCCCCATTTCCCACTATTAGTACGTGATCCGTATTATCCATCACATACTTGGCCAAGCGTATCGGATTAGCGACGTGTCTAAC
Above is a window of Thermocladium sp. ECH_B DNA encoding:
- a CDS encoding asparaginase; protein product: MMPIIAVHAGAGRARFDEDELIQYRTGIRDAVLNGLKALRTGNSIDAVVEAVSTLEANPVNDAGVGSVFNIAGEVEVDAGLMAGSTMKIGAVASVRHVANPIRLAKYVMDNTDHVLIVGNGAEELAKLTGLWVPDFVFINEKKVNRYKAMLKDAMGGGSPYRMVFNLAKEAGLMDTVGAVSLDSEGNLAAATSTGGVWLKWRGRVGDSPIPGAGYWADKLCAFSATGLGEIIIRHMASMRAAMLIKEGKDIIASINEVVNSASRDFGQGTIGLLGIDAKGNIHAGFNTEMMGRGYMRLDMREPMIAIYASEPFP